In the Paenibacillus pabuli genome, one interval contains:
- a CDS encoding carbohydrate ABC transporter permease, with protein sequence MSKLQSQAGSAVSQRSTIRESFGDRVFIAIIYLILTVVLIAVLYPLIYIVSSSLSSPAAVTSGKVWLWPVDMTLDGYKSVLRNDQVIMGYANSLFYTTIGTIISVALTIMIAYPLSKKTFVGRSPLMMFITFTMLFSGGLIPTYLVVKSMGLIDTRWALLIPNAIWVWQVIIARTFFQNSIPEELSEAADIDGCSDIRFIFSVILPLAKPIVAVLSLMYAVGQWNAYFDALIYLKTQSLYPLQLILRSILILSNSTGNMDVGEMVKQQQMAELMKFSLIVMASLPVLVIYPFVQRYFVQGMLIGSVKG encoded by the coding sequence ATGAGCAAGTTGCAGTCCCAAGCCGGTTCAGCGGTTAGTCAGAGGAGTACCATCAGAGAATCTTTTGGGGACCGGGTGTTTATAGCCATCATCTACCTCATTCTGACGGTTGTCTTGATTGCAGTACTCTATCCACTGATCTATATCGTAAGCTCTTCTCTGAGCAGCCCGGCAGCAGTTACATCCGGAAAAGTCTGGCTGTGGCCTGTTGATATGACACTCGACGGCTATAAGTCTGTATTGCGCAACGATCAGGTTATCATGGGTTACGCCAATTCGTTATTTTACACCACAATAGGAACAATCATTAGTGTAGCGCTGACCATTATGATTGCTTATCCGCTTTCCAAAAAGACCTTTGTTGGGCGCAGCCCACTCATGATGTTTATTACATTCACCATGCTATTTTCCGGCGGATTAATTCCAACTTACCTCGTGGTCAAATCCATGGGACTGATCGATACTCGCTGGGCTCTGCTAATTCCAAATGCCATTTGGGTGTGGCAGGTGATTATCGCGCGTACTTTTTTTCAAAATTCCATCCCGGAAGAGCTGTCCGAGGCAGCCGATATTGACGGATGCAGTGATATCCGTTTCATTTTCAGCGTCATTCTGCCTCTAGCCAAACCCATCGTCGCTGTTTTGTCATTGATGTATGCCGTTGGGCAGTGGAATGCGTATTTTGATGCCCTGATTTATTTAAAAACGCAATCGCTCTATCCGCTTCAGTTGATTCTCCGCAGCATTCTGATTCTGAGTAACAGCACGGGGAATATGGATGTGGGAGAGATGGTGAAGCAGCAGCAAATGGCCGAGTTGATGAAGTTCTCACTTAT